In Candidatus Marinimicrobia bacterium CG08_land_8_20_14_0_20_45_22, a single genomic region encodes these proteins:
- a CDS encoding gas vesicle synthesis protein GvpA (involved in formation of gas vesicle which are protein structures that contain gas involved in buoyancy; part of an operon of other gas vesicle synthesis proteins) gives MAVEKTNASSSLVEVIDRILDKGVVIDIWARVSLVGIELLAIEARIVIASVETYLKYAEAVGLTASAAVPA, from the coding sequence ATGGCAGTCGAGAAAACCAATGCTTCCAGTAGCCTGGTTGAGGTAATCGATCGGATCCTTGACAAGGGTGTCGTGATCGACATCTGGGCCCGCGTATCGCTTGTCGGTATCGAGCTTTTGGCTATTGAAGCGCGCATCGTCATCGCTTCGGTTGAGACGTACCTGAAGTATGCTGAAGCAGTCGGATTAACCGCTAGCGCCGCAGTTCCGGCCTAG